One Vibrio panuliri genomic window, TTCCATTTCAGAACATGGAAGAGTTTAAGTATCGAGACAACAAAGGGGTAATTAAGTGGGCGTATGGGTTTAACTTCGAGCAATACTACGAGTTCAGCCCGTTCTTTATTCGCAACCAAGATAACACAGTGAATACAGTTGGACGGCTTCAAATGCGCACAATCACCTTATCTCATCACTTGTCTACTACGTTTGACGTGATCATTAAAAAGCGTGGGCGTGGCGACCATGTGTTGAAGTATGAGGGGCGTCGAGTTGGAGCGTTAGAGAACGTTGTAGGCAAGATTCCAACCATCACAGACACTTTCAAAGTTCCTCTATACGGAGTGAATACCGGCTTGAGAGTGGCAATCAAAAACCGATCCCCATTCCAAGCGATGATTCAGAACGCTCAATGGGAGGGCTTTTGGCACGATAGAACACTTAACTGGTAAGGAGATAAGCATATAGGATGGTGGTACGCTGCGGCAGCAGCAGGTTCATCAATTCTAGGCAGCGTCATGGGCAACCGAGCCGAGGCGAAGCGTAGAAAGAAGATATACGAACAGAATCGAGAGAACGCCTTACGAGCGCAAGCAGGCGCACTCTCTCAGCTAGGACTAGAGACAGCAGCTATTGAGCAGGCATACATGGTAGAAGCCTCTAAGCTTGCTGTAGGGGCTGAATCAGCAAAAGGCAGGCAACAAGCCAAGTTAGCAGGAAAAGGCATGGCAGGACGCTCTCAGAGGCGTATGCAGGCACAACTAGAGATGGAAGCAGGAATGAATGATGCCATTCTAGAGGGACAGCTAATGAACCGTTTGCAAGAGCAGCAACAAAAGCACATGAACATTCAAATTGACACGATCAACAAGATAAACGATGCAACGCTAATGTCTAAGAGTGAGCAACAGATGAACCTCATTAAAGGCTTTGGTGGTGCGGCTGCGTCACTAGGCAGCTATTTCTCTTCATAGGTGAAAATATAGAACAACTAAAGATTCCAAACTTTGGGGGAGGTTTTCGCAGTCAGGGTACGGTCACTCGCCGTACTCCTGCTGAGTTAAAGAACCCAAGTAATGCAGATGTAGCCACTGAGCTATTCAATCAGTTCTCTAAGCTGTCAGGACAATACGCAGACCATTTGAAGCGCACAGAGAACGAACGTGACCGTTTCAATGTCCAGATGGAAATGGAACGCAAGAAAATGAA contains:
- a CDS encoding virion core protein, T7 gp14 family translates to MGWWYAAAAAGSSILGSVMGNRAEAKRRKKIYEQNRENALRAQAGALSQLGLETAAIEQAYMVEASKLAVGAESAKGRQQAKLAGKGMAGRSQRRMQAQLEMEAGMNDAILEGQLMNRLQEQQQKHMNIQIDTINKINDATLMSKSEQQMNLIKGFGGAAASLGSYFSS